One genomic window of Polyangium aurulentum includes the following:
- the nth gene encoding endonuclease III: protein MPRKSKPQQQAGDTYAKLRVLHPDAHCELDHKTAFELLVATVLSAQTTDVLVNKTTPKLFARWPDARSLAAASVEDVSAVLRERLGMYNQKAKNIVGLAKKLVAEHGGEVPQTLDELIELPGVGRKTANVVLGVIWDKPEGVVVDTHVQRLAQRLGWTKESKPEGIEKALCGLFPREDWAMLSHTLIFHGRRVCFARKPACAACGINEACPCAFKAENVGRKPPRKRLPIVP, encoded by the coding sequence ATGCCCAGGAAGAGCAAGCCTCAGCAACAGGCGGGGGACACCTACGCCAAGCTACGCGTCCTCCACCCCGACGCGCACTGCGAGCTCGATCATAAGACGGCCTTCGAGCTGCTCGTCGCCACCGTGCTCAGCGCGCAGACGACGGACGTGCTGGTCAACAAGACCACGCCCAAGCTCTTCGCGCGCTGGCCCGATGCGCGCTCGCTCGCGGCGGCCAGCGTCGAGGACGTGTCCGCGGTGCTGCGCGAGCGCCTCGGCATGTACAACCAGAAGGCGAAGAACATCGTCGGACTCGCCAAGAAGCTCGTCGCGGAGCACGGCGGCGAGGTCCCGCAGACGCTCGACGAGCTCATCGAGCTGCCCGGCGTCGGCCGCAAGACCGCGAACGTGGTGCTCGGCGTGATCTGGGACAAACCCGAGGGCGTCGTCGTCGACACGCACGTGCAACGCCTCGCGCAGCGCCTCGGCTGGACGAAGGAGAGCAAGCCCGAGGGCATCGAGAAGGCCCTCTGCGGGCTCTTTCCGCGCGAGGACTGGGCCATGCTCTCCCACACCCTCATCTTCCACGGCCGGCGCGTCTGCTTCGCCCGCAAGCCCGCCTGCGCCGCCTGCGGCATCAACGAGGCCTGCCCCTGCGCCTTCAAGGCCGAGAACGTCGGCCGCAAGCCTCCCAGGAAGAGACTGCCTATCGTCCCTTGA
- the meaB gene encoding methylmalonyl Co-A mutase-associated GTPase MeaB produces MIARDVRGTARACRLVDDRSGDYVAMMKDLFPHTGRAWTIGVTGNPGAGKSTLTDRLIALFRKRGQRVAVVAIDPTSPFSGGAILGDRIRMQAHFSDPEVFIRSLATRGALGGLSRSAVDVIRVLDAWGADVILVETVGVGQDELEITRTADTTLVVMAPGLGDDVQAIKAGLLECADVFAVNKADREGADATVRDLELMIALGGEITSAGAHSRGHAAGTLDLAKQQVRHGEGRWVPPVMRTVSTRNEGLEGLVAKLEEHRTWLTSTEAGGARRFERLRESMRTQLRESLIESALGSIGGELEEMAHAVARRETDPYTAAEQMVAHFKGR; encoded by the coding sequence GTGATAGCCCGGGACGTGCGCGGCACGGCTCGGGCTTGCCGCCTCGTCGACGATCGCTCGGGCGACTACGTCGCGATGATGAAGGACCTGTTCCCGCACACGGGGCGGGCCTGGACGATCGGCGTGACGGGCAACCCGGGCGCTGGCAAGAGCACGCTCACCGACCGGCTGATCGCGCTCTTCCGCAAGCGCGGTCAGCGGGTGGCCGTCGTCGCGATCGATCCGACGAGCCCCTTCTCGGGGGGCGCGATCCTCGGCGATCGGATCCGGATGCAGGCGCATTTCAGCGATCCGGAGGTGTTCATCCGCTCGCTGGCCACGCGCGGCGCGCTCGGCGGTCTGTCGCGCTCGGCGGTCGACGTCATCCGCGTGCTCGACGCGTGGGGCGCGGACGTGATCCTGGTGGAGACCGTGGGCGTGGGGCAGGACGAGCTCGAGATCACGCGCACGGCGGACACGACGCTGGTGGTGATGGCGCCCGGGCTCGGCGACGACGTGCAGGCGATCAAGGCGGGCTTGCTCGAGTGCGCCGACGTCTTCGCGGTGAACAAGGCCGATCGCGAGGGCGCGGACGCGACGGTGCGCGATCTCGAGCTGATGATCGCGCTCGGCGGCGAGATCACGAGCGCGGGCGCGCACAGCCGCGGGCATGCGGCGGGCACGCTCGATCTCGCGAAGCAGCAGGTCCGGCACGGCGAGGGCCGGTGGGTGCCGCCGGTCATGCGCACGGTGTCGACGCGCAACGAAGGGCTGGAAGGCCTCGTCGCGAAGCTCGAGGAGCACCGCACCTGGCTGACGAGCACGGAGGCGGGAGGCGCGCGTCGCTTCGAGCGCCTGCGCGAGTCGATGCGGACGCAGCTCCGCGAGTCGCTCATCGAGTCCGCGCTGGGATCGATCGGCGGCGAGCTCGAGGAGATGGCGCACGCGGTGGCGCGCCGCGAAACCGATCCCTACACGGCCGCCGAGCAGATGGTCGCGCACTTCAAGGGACGATAG
- a CDS encoding FAD-dependent oxidoreductase, with amino-acid sequence MRNGLQIDFTSWVKATSEPADLVLHEPGFTYPDLFVPARLAELTERFYQRFEADDPEGWKLFSAYRDAGGEGMKPEQISDALVAAAPHLSRFVARMFGVEREAGALREGTEMRSPLWTFKKDFVKKRLFKATAGKAWTGSPVEAGLAARRALAAVGASPSLLGSASDEEELAIAEGTLLLVEVDEVARKAAKAGGAQWTEELHARAARVRAAFVADAGLGTVASKAVAVAGEAPSDAEDLAVVSFALDAIEAWLAARRADHHDPARRWPSLKEPAKIDHQELVQLRRADPRLPELFVGPEHERRHREGFALTDRRGTQRDVENEVDYCLYCHDRDKDSCSKGLRDNKTGAIKANPLGVPLNGCPLNEKISEMHVMRKEGDSIASLALVCIDNPMAPGTGHRICNDCMKACVYQKQEPVNIPLVETNVLTDVLKLPWGFEIYGLLSRWNPLNIKRPHPRPYNGKNVLIVGLGPAGYTLAHHLCLEGFAVAAVDGLKIEPLPAELTGDETRPPRPIRDYEALYTELDERILLGFGGVSEYGITVRWDKNFLTVLYATLARHRHLRIFGGVRFGGTLDLEDAWKMGFDHVAIAAGAGRPTLIPMKNNVARGIRKASDFLMALQLSGAYKRSALANLQIRLPAVVIGGGLTAIDTATELLAYYVIQAEKTDERIAAIVAERGELAAMALFDDEEREFIAEQRAHAAEIRAERERAAKEGRSPNFQRLLDAWGGVSLVYRKRVIDSPAYRLNHEEVAKSLEEGVRYIENLAPMEAVLDDRGHVRAMIFERQKLDETGKWTSTGEMVELPSRSVCVAAGTAPNITYEREKPGSFVFDKRKQFFQPHKAYADDTGKLVVEPVSDPREGFFTSYNDGKHAVSFYGDNHPYYAGSVVKAMASAKDAHPSITALFRHDIARLGEEPQEAREERRRALFARLDDELKAVVTKVVRLTPTIVEVVVRAPAAARKFEPGQFYRLQNYEARSPVVDGTRLAMEGIALTGAWVDKEQGLLSLIALEMGVSTRLLAALKVGEEVVVMGPTGTPTEIPADETVLLAGGGLGNAVLFSIAKALKARGANVIYFAGYKKGEDLFKQEEIEAATDQVVWCTDTGIEIAPRRASDRHFRGNIVQAMVAYAKKQLGGEMFELSEVSRIIAIGSDRMMNAVREARHGILQPYLDPKHLAIASINSPMQCMMKEVCAQCLQRWVDPETGKEQFVFTCFNQDQPIDRVDFEYLRSRLRANSAQEKLTNLWLDRLLAKKPDLRRI; translated from the coding sequence ATGCGCAACGGTCTGCAAATCGACTTCACTTCCTGGGTCAAGGCGACGTCCGAGCCTGCCGATCTCGTCCTGCACGAGCCGGGGTTCACGTACCCGGACCTGTTCGTTCCCGCCCGCCTCGCCGAGCTCACCGAGCGCTTCTATCAGCGCTTCGAGGCCGACGATCCCGAGGGCTGGAAGCTGTTCTCGGCCTACCGGGACGCCGGCGGCGAGGGGATGAAGCCGGAGCAGATCTCCGATGCGCTGGTCGCGGCCGCGCCGCACCTGTCGCGCTTCGTTGCGCGCATGTTCGGCGTCGAGCGCGAGGCGGGGGCGCTGCGCGAGGGCACCGAGATGCGGTCGCCGCTCTGGACCTTCAAGAAGGACTTCGTGAAGAAGCGCCTCTTCAAGGCCACGGCGGGCAAGGCGTGGACGGGCAGCCCGGTCGAGGCAGGGCTCGCGGCGCGGCGCGCGCTCGCGGCCGTCGGAGCCTCGCCGAGCCTGCTGGGCAGCGCCAGCGACGAGGAAGAGCTCGCCATCGCGGAGGGGACGCTCTTGCTCGTCGAGGTCGACGAGGTGGCGCGCAAGGCGGCCAAGGCGGGCGGCGCGCAGTGGACCGAGGAGTTACACGCGCGTGCCGCGCGGGTCAGGGCAGCGTTCGTCGCGGACGCGGGGCTCGGCACGGTGGCGAGCAAGGCCGTGGCCGTCGCGGGCGAGGCGCCCTCGGACGCCGAAGATCTCGCGGTCGTGTCCTTTGCGCTCGACGCGATCGAGGCGTGGCTCGCGGCGCGGCGGGCGGATCATCACGATCCGGCGCGGCGCTGGCCGTCGCTCAAGGAGCCGGCGAAGATCGACCACCAGGAGCTGGTGCAGCTCCGCCGCGCCGATCCGCGCCTGCCGGAGCTGTTCGTCGGCCCGGAGCACGAGCGCCGGCACCGCGAGGGCTTCGCGCTCACCGATCGCCGTGGCACCCAGCGCGACGTCGAGAACGAGGTCGACTACTGCCTCTACTGCCACGATCGCGACAAGGACTCGTGCTCGAAGGGCCTGCGCGACAACAAGACGGGGGCGATCAAGGCGAACCCCCTCGGCGTGCCGCTCAACGGCTGCCCGCTCAACGAGAAGATCAGCGAGATGCACGTGATGCGCAAGGAGGGCGACTCGATCGCCTCGCTCGCGCTGGTTTGCATCGACAACCCGATGGCTCCAGGCACGGGTCACCGCATCTGCAACGACTGCATGAAGGCGTGCGTCTACCAGAAGCAGGAGCCGGTCAACATCCCGCTGGTCGAGACCAACGTGCTCACGGACGTGCTCAAGCTGCCGTGGGGCTTCGAGATCTACGGCCTCTTGTCGCGGTGGAACCCGCTCAACATCAAGCGCCCGCACCCGCGGCCGTACAACGGCAAGAACGTCCTCATCGTGGGCCTCGGGCCTGCGGGCTACACGCTGGCGCACCACCTGTGCCTCGAGGGCTTTGCCGTCGCCGCGGTGGACGGCCTCAAGATCGAGCCGCTCCCGGCCGAGCTGACGGGCGACGAGACGCGCCCGCCGCGGCCGATCCGCGACTACGAGGCGCTCTACACCGAGCTCGACGAGCGCATCCTGCTCGGGTTCGGCGGCGTGAGCGAGTACGGCATCACGGTTCGCTGGGACAAGAACTTCCTCACGGTCCTCTACGCGACCCTCGCGCGGCACCGGCACCTGCGCATCTTCGGCGGCGTGCGGTTCGGCGGGACGCTCGACCTCGAGGACGCGTGGAAGATGGGCTTCGATCACGTGGCGATCGCCGCGGGCGCGGGCCGTCCCACGCTGATCCCGATGAAGAACAACGTCGCGCGCGGCATCCGCAAGGCGAGCGACTTCTTGATGGCCCTGCAGCTCTCGGGCGCCTACAAGCGCTCGGCGCTCGCGAACCTGCAGATCCGGCTGCCCGCGGTCGTCATCGGCGGCGGTCTGACCGCGATCGACACGGCGACGGAGCTGCTCGCCTACTACGTCATCCAGGCCGAGAAGACCGACGAGCGCATCGCGGCGATCGTGGCCGAGCGCGGCGAGCTGGCGGCGATGGCGCTCTTCGACGACGAGGAGCGCGAGTTCATCGCCGAGCAGCGCGCGCACGCGGCCGAGATCCGCGCCGAGCGCGAGCGCGCGGCCAAGGAGGGCCGCTCGCCGAACTTCCAGCGCCTGCTCGATGCGTGGGGCGGCGTGTCCCTCGTCTACAGAAAGCGCGTCATCGACTCGCCGGCCTACCGCTTGAACCACGAGGAGGTGGCCAAGTCGCTCGAGGAGGGCGTGCGCTACATCGAGAACCTCGCGCCGATGGAGGCGGTGCTCGACGATCGCGGGCACGTGCGCGCGATGATCTTCGAGCGCCAGAAGCTCGACGAGACGGGCAAGTGGACGTCGACGGGCGAGATGGTCGAGCTGCCGTCGCGGAGCGTGTGCGTCGCGGCGGGCACGGCCCCGAACATCACCTACGAGCGCGAGAAGCCGGGCTCGTTCGTGTTCGACAAGCGCAAGCAGTTCTTCCAGCCGCACAAGGCGTACGCGGACGACACGGGCAAGCTCGTGGTCGAGCCCGTCAGCGATCCGCGCGAGGGCTTCTTCACGAGCTACAACGACGGCAAGCACGCCGTCAGCTTCTACGGCGACAACCACCCGTACTACGCGGGCAGCGTCGTGAAGGCGATGGCGAGCGCGAAGGACGCGCATCCGAGCATCACGGCGCTGTTCCGGCACGACATCGCGCGCCTCGGCGAGGAGCCGCAGGAGGCGCGCGAGGAGCGCCGCCGCGCGCTGTTCGCGAGGCTCGATGACGAGCTCAAGGCCGTCGTGACCAAGGTCGTCCGGTTGACGCCGACGATCGTGGAGGTCGTGGTGCGGGCGCCTGCGGCGGCGCGCAAGTTCGAGCCGGGGCAGTTCTACCGGCTGCAGAACTACGAGGCGCGCTCGCCGGTCGTCGACGGCACGCGGCTCGCGATGGAGGGCATCGCGCTGACGGGCGCGTGGGTGGACAAGGAGCAAGGGCTCCTGTCGCTCATCGCGCTCGAGATGGGCGTCTCGACGCGCCTGCTCGCGGCGCTCAAGGTGGGCGAGGAGGTCGTGGTCATGGGCCCGACGGGCACGCCGACCGAGATCCCCGCGGACGAGACGGTGCTGCTCGCGGGCGGCGGCCTCGGCAACGCGGTGCTCTTCTCGATCGCCAAGGCCCTCAAGGCGCGCGGCGCGAACGTCATCTACTTCGCGGGCTACAAGAAGGGCGAGGATCTCTTCAAGCAGGAGGAGATCGAGGCGGCCACCGATCAGGTCGTCTGGTGCACGGACACCGGCATCGAGATCGCGCCGCGCCGCGCGTCCGATCGGCACTTCCGCGGCAACATCGTGCAGGCGATGGTGGCCTACGCGAAGAAGCAGCTCGGCGGCGAGATGTTCGAGCTGTCGGAGGTCTCGCGCATCATCGCGATCGGCAGCGATCGCATGATGAACGCGGTGCGCGAGGCGCGGCACGGCATCTTGCAGCCCTACCTCGATCCGAAGCACCTGGCGATCGCGAGCATCAACTCGCCGATGCAGTGCATGATGAAGGAGGTCTGCGCGCAGTGCCTGCAGCGCTGGGTCGATCCGGAGACGGGCAAGGAGCAGTTCGTCTTCACCTGCTTCAACCAGGATCAGCCGATCGATCGCGTCGACTTCGAGTACCTGCGCTCGAGGCTGCGGGCGAACTCGGCGCAGGAGAAGCTCACGAACCTGTGGCTCGACCGGCTGCTCGCGAAGAAGCCGGATCTGCGTCGGATCTGA
- the accC gene encoding acetyl-CoA carboxylase biotin carboxylase subunit — protein MFSKILIANRGEIAMRVIRACRTLGIRTVAIHSDVDAAALHVRFADEAVCIGPAEPQKSYLNIPQIIAAAEITGADAIHPGYGFLSENAQFAELCRKCRLSFVGPTPEAMRLWGDKVSSRDQAKRFGLPLLPGTGVLKDGDDAAEQAQKIGYPVILKASGGGGGRGMRVVRDASEIRRAFETAQSEARAGFKNPDIFLERYVEEPRHVEFQVLADGHGGVFSLGERECSLQRRHQKIMEEAPSPAMTPALRASMSEVICKAIRETGYTSLGTLEFLMDERGELYFMEMNTRVQVEHPVTEMVTGIDLVEHQIRAAAGEALELPSGRSLGLRGHSVECRINAEDPRSFAPWPGAITEYHPPGGGGVRVDSGVYGGWRVPSSYDALIAKVITHGASRAEAIARMRCALDEFIIGGIRTNIPLHQALLRDPDVLAGKMSTRTIERVVAAGF, from the coding sequence TTGTTCAGCAAGATCCTGATCGCCAACCGCGGCGAGATCGCGATGCGCGTCATCCGCGCGTGCCGCACGCTCGGCATCCGCACGGTGGCCATCCACTCGGACGTCGATGCTGCGGCGCTGCACGTTCGCTTCGCCGACGAGGCGGTGTGCATCGGGCCCGCCGAGCCGCAGAAGAGCTACCTCAACATCCCGCAGATCATCGCCGCCGCCGAGATCACGGGCGCGGACGCGATCCACCCGGGCTACGGGTTTCTCTCGGAGAACGCGCAGTTCGCCGAGCTGTGCCGCAAGTGCCGCCTGTCGTTCGTCGGGCCCACGCCCGAGGCGATGCGGCTCTGGGGTGACAAGGTCAGCTCGCGCGATCAGGCGAAGCGGTTCGGCCTGCCGCTCTTGCCGGGCACGGGCGTGCTGAAGGATGGGGACGACGCGGCCGAGCAGGCGCAGAAGATCGGCTACCCGGTGATCCTCAAGGCGTCGGGCGGCGGCGGCGGGCGCGGCATGCGCGTCGTGCGCGACGCCTCCGAGATCCGGCGCGCGTTCGAGACGGCGCAGTCGGAGGCGCGCGCGGGCTTCAAGAACCCGGACATCTTCCTCGAGCGGTACGTCGAGGAGCCGCGGCACGTGGAGTTCCAGGTCCTCGCCGACGGGCATGGCGGCGTCTTCTCGCTCGGCGAGCGCGAGTGCTCGCTGCAGCGGCGCCACCAGAAGATCATGGAAGAGGCGCCGAGCCCGGCCATGACCCCTGCCCTGCGCGCGTCGATGAGCGAGGTCATCTGCAAGGCGATTCGCGAGACGGGCTATACCTCGCTCGGGACGCTGGAGTTTCTGATGGATGAGCGGGGCGAGCTCTATTTCATGGAGATGAATACCCGCGTGCAGGTCGAGCATCCGGTCACCGAGATGGTGACGGGCATCGATCTCGTGGAGCACCAGATCCGCGCGGCTGCGGGAGAGGCGCTCGAGCTGCCCTCGGGGCGCTCGCTCGGGCTGCGGGGGCACTCGGTCGAGTGCCGCATCAACGCCGAGGATCCGCGCTCGTTCGCGCCCTGGCCGGGCGCGATCACCGAGTATCACCCGCCGGGCGGGGGCGGCGTTCGCGTCGACTCCGGCGTGTATGGCGGCTGGCGCGTGCCGAGCTCGTACGACGCGCTCATCGCGAAGGTCATCACGCACGGCGCCAGCCGGGCCGAGGCGATTGCGCGCATGCGCTGCGCGCTCGACGAGTTCATCATCGGGGGGATTCGCACCAACATCCCGCTCCACCAGGCTCTCCTGCGAGACCCGGATGTGCTGGCGGGCAAGATGTCCACGCGGACGATCGAGCGCGTGGTTGCTGCAGGATTCTGA
- the aroQ gene encoding type II 3-dehydroquinate dehydratase, whose translation MNPGSEGSGAALRVQVVSGPNLDRLGKREVGIYGTATLDDVHRAVEEVARAEGVEVAFLQSNHEGDLVTALGRAKDNRFDGVVLNAGAYTHTSIALLDAIRAGGVPVVEVHLSNTAAREPFRHRSRIAPACLGVVAGFGPRSYVLGFLGLIGHLRGVATG comes from the coding sequence GTGAACCCGGGCTCGGAAGGCTCGGGCGCGGCCCTGCGCGTGCAGGTCGTCTCGGGTCCGAACCTCGACAGGCTCGGCAAGCGCGAGGTCGGCATCTACGGCACGGCCACGCTCGACGACGTGCATCGCGCGGTCGAGGAGGTCGCGCGTGCCGAGGGCGTCGAGGTCGCGTTCTTGCAGTCGAACCACGAGGGCGATCTCGTCACGGCCCTCGGGCGCGCCAAGGACAACCGCTTCGACGGCGTCGTGCTCAACGCGGGGGCCTACACTCACACCTCCATCGCTCTGCTCGACGCGATCCGCGCCGGGGGTGTGCCGGTGGTCGAGGTGCACCTTTCGAACACGGCTGCGCGCGAGCCCTTCCGGCATCGCTCGCGGATCGCGCCTGCTTGCCTCGGCGTGGTGGCCGGCTTCGGTCCGCGATCGTACGTGCTCGGATTCCTCGGCTTGATCGGGCATTTGCGGGGCGTCGCGACAGGGTAG
- a CDS encoding roadblock/LC7 domain-containing protein produces the protein MFQTVLKEVVEGTEGGIASLLMDFEGISVDSYSKPDAPFDINTIGAEFSVVLKSIQRAAQMLEAGETAEVAIQAAKVTTLIRVLNENYFIAFSIRPDGNIGKARYMLRMKAPVLIKELA, from the coding sequence ATGTTCCAGACCGTCCTCAAGGAGGTCGTCGAGGGCACCGAGGGAGGCATTGCTAGCCTCCTCATGGACTTCGAGGGCATCTCGGTCGATAGCTATTCGAAGCCGGACGCCCCCTTCGACATCAACACGATCGGCGCGGAGTTCAGCGTCGTCTTGAAGTCGATCCAGCGAGCCGCGCAGATGCTCGAGGCGGGCGAGACGGCCGAGGTCGCGATCCAGGCGGCCAAGGTGACGACGCTCATCCGGGTGCTCAACGAGAACTACTTCATCGCCTTCTCGATCCGGCCTGACGGCAACATTGGCAAGGCCAGATATATGCTGCGCATGAAGGCGCCGGTGCTGATCAAGGAGCTTGCCTGA
- a CDS encoding aconitase family protein, translating into MPQKILAGRAADPQLRGDLVQVKVDQIILSRSPARALAEALGAGMKKTPVEVAVAYDGTCVTDARSLADVAEGAPHSVSPELPTFNVPIARGGIGFPAPVHLERFAAPARLALTDDPRLAPVGGIGMFSLVVSPGQLGQALATGSTWVRPPRSIQIHLSGRVRPFVCARDVALELLRRDIGDIVRRIEAEHHAPVVLEFAGPSARLLSVAERAVLCGIAPQVGAAAAIFVSDEKTEVFLRDQRRSKAHRALVPDPGAPCEEVISVDLAAVDPLLMDETGVVRPVRDLAGKPVGQVVLGGDSGVTLRDMLAAALLLKSKRVPSRLDLLVAPPSRQVLEVLAQSGALVDLAATGARVIEPDRRVVNCELYPPPAGTLSLRTADPAPRVPGAPAFVVASAETLAYAVATGTVGDPRSFKRPVRVTVPRALPTDDVLVLRDKKGDGVTSGKAPALPPTVPWKGPLVLELVEGVPRRAATNGAASKADGASGFAVVLRSLDEVRAVVERSVDLASLRAVVAPFVPSAAVAALASEGIATFEVAAGALDSFKGSKSLELPAPAQWGDKVEAVVGEQKVEMAWLATGAERGWTHAGTVRSPAPAKASKA; encoded by the coding sequence ATGCCCCAGAAGATCCTCGCGGGACGCGCTGCCGACCCGCAGCTCCGCGGGGACCTGGTCCAGGTCAAGGTCGATCAAATCATCCTGTCGCGATCGCCCGCTCGCGCCCTCGCCGAGGCGCTCGGCGCCGGGATGAAGAAGACGCCCGTCGAGGTCGCGGTGGCGTACGACGGCACGTGCGTGACCGACGCGCGCTCCCTGGCCGACGTGGCCGAGGGCGCGCCGCACTCGGTCTCGCCCGAGCTGCCCACGTTCAACGTGCCCATCGCCCGCGGCGGCATCGGCTTCCCCGCGCCCGTTCACCTCGAGCGCTTCGCCGCCCCCGCCCGCCTCGCCCTCACCGACGATCCGCGCCTCGCGCCCGTCGGCGGCATCGGCATGTTCAGCCTCGTGGTCTCGCCCGGCCAGCTCGGCCAGGCCCTCGCCACCGGCTCGACCTGGGTGCGCCCGCCGCGCAGCATCCAGATCCACCTCTCGGGCCGCGTGCGCCCCTTCGTCTGCGCGCGCGACGTCGCCCTCGAGCTGCTCCGCCGCGACATCGGCGACATCGTCCGCCGCATCGAGGCCGAGCACCACGCGCCCGTCGTGCTCGAGTTCGCGGGCCCGAGCGCGCGCCTGCTCTCGGTCGCCGAGCGCGCCGTGCTCTGCGGCATCGCCCCGCAGGTGGGCGCCGCCGCCGCGATCTTCGTGAGCGACGAGAAGACCGAGGTCTTCCTGCGCGATCAGCGAAGGAGCAAGGCCCACCGCGCCCTCGTGCCCGACCCCGGCGCGCCCTGCGAGGAGGTCATCTCCGTCGACCTCGCCGCCGTCGACCCGCTCCTCATGGACGAGACGGGCGTCGTGCGCCCCGTGCGCGATCTCGCGGGCAAGCCCGTGGGGCAGGTGGTGCTCGGCGGCGACTCGGGCGTCACGCTGCGCGACATGCTCGCCGCGGCGCTCCTGCTCAAGTCGAAGCGCGTGCCATCGCGCCTCGATCTGCTGGTTGCCCCGCCGTCGCGCCAGGTGCTCGAGGTGCTCGCGCAGTCGGGGGCCCTCGTGGATCTCGCGGCCACGGGCGCGCGCGTGATCGAGCCCGATCGGCGCGTCGTCAACTGCGAGCTGTACCCGCCGCCCGCGGGGACGCTCTCCTTGCGCACGGCCGATCCCGCGCCGCGCGTGCCTGGCGCCCCGGCGTTCGTCGTGGCCTCGGCCGAGACCCTGGCGTACGCGGTCGCGACGGGGACCGTGGGCGATCCGCGCTCGTTCAAGCGCCCCGTGCGCGTGACCGTCCCGCGCGCGCTGCCCACGGACGACGTGCTCGTCCTGCGCGACAAGAAGGGCGACGGCGTGACGAGCGGCAAGGCCCCCGCGCTGCCGCCGACCGTGCCGTGGAAGGGCCCGCTCGTCCTCGAGCTCGTCGAGGGCGTGCCCCGGCGCGCTGCGACCAACGGCGCGGCCTCCAAGGCGGACGGCGCGAGCGGGTTTGCCGTGGTCTTGCGATCGCTCGACGAGGTTCGCGCAGTCGTGGAGCGCTCGGTCGATCTGGCGTCGCTGCGCGCGGTGGTCGCTCCCTTCGTGCCGAGCGCGGCCGTGGCGGCGCTCGCGAGCGAGGGGATCGCGACGTTCGAGGTCGCGGCCGGAGCGCTCGACAGCTTCAAGGGGAGCAAGAGCCTCGAGCTGCCCGCGCCGGCGCAGTGGGGCGACAAGGTCGAGGCGGTCGTTGGAGAGCAAAAGGTCGAGATGGCCTGGCTCGCGACGGGCGCCGAGCGCGGCTGGACCCACGCGGGGACGGTGAGGTCACCGGCCCCTGCGAAGGCTTCCAAAGCGTAG
- the accB gene encoding acetyl-CoA carboxylase biotin carboxyl carrier protein → MDLKKLKTLLRILEQRNVSEFEFEDQDVRIRLARGALVREVQAHGQAALVVSSAPAPALAHAAAPQAQAPAAGDEPFDYVTSPFVGTFYRSPSPDAPPFVEVGSVIREGQPLCIIEAMKLMNEIESERAGTIAEILVENGKPVEFGQRLFKVRRT, encoded by the coding sequence ATCGATCTCAAGAAGCTGAAGACGCTTCTCCGCATCCTCGAGCAGCGCAACGTCTCCGAGTTCGAGTTCGAGGATCAAGACGTTCGGATTCGCCTCGCTCGCGGCGCGCTCGTCCGCGAAGTGCAGGCGCACGGACAGGCTGCCCTCGTCGTGAGCTCGGCTCCGGCGCCCGCCCTCGCCCACGCGGCGGCGCCCCAGGCTCAGGCCCCTGCGGCCGGAGACGAGCCCTTCGACTACGTCACCTCGCCGTTCGTGGGGACGTTCTACCGCTCCCCTTCCCCCGACGCGCCGCCGTTCGTGGAGGTGGGCAGCGTCATCCGCGAGGGGCAGCCGCTCTGCATCATCGAGGCGATGAAGCTGATGAACGAGATCGAGTCCGAGCGCGCGGGTACGATCGCCGAGATCCTGGTGGAGAACGGCAAGCCCGTCGAGTTCGGGCAGCGGCTCTTCAAGGTTCGTCGGACATAA